A stretch of the Aegilops tauschii subsp. strangulata cultivar AL8/78 chromosome 4, Aet v6.0, whole genome shotgun sequence genome encodes the following:
- the LOC109761793 gene encoding horcolin has protein sequence MISTFLCKLVLCGRARVNEMGQGQSPSPVVKLGAWGSDAGAAHDIDVTAAAPHRLESIVVRWGKVIDSVAFTYTDEGGQLHTAGPWGGAGGVEEDTITLGPSEYIAQVAWSVGPFQFKEIEDCVTSLKFVTNRGATYGPFGRGDGAHHSLPVLDGGSLVGMFCRAGDYLHAIGFHVRPLAVVESTASPAKPQGESLPAVATEG, from the exons ATGATCTCAACTTTCCTTTGTAAATTGGTGCTTTGCGGCCGGGCCAGAGTTAACGAAATG gggcaggggcagagcCCAAGCCCGGTGGTGAAGCTGGGGGCGTGGGGAAGCGACGCCGGGGCCGCCCACGACATCGACGTCACCGCTGCGGCGCCGCACCGGCTGGAGAGCATCGTCGTCCGCTGGGGCAAGGTCATCGACTCCGTCGCCTTCACCTACACCGACGAGGGCGGGCAGCTGCACACCGCCGGGCCCTGGGGCGGCGCCGGAGGTGTAGAGGAAGACACT ATCACCCTGGGCCCCTCTGAGTACATAGCCCAGGTCGCCTGGTCGGTGGGCCCGTTCCAGTTCAAGGAGATCGAGGACTGCGTCACCTCGCTCAAGTTTGTGACCAACCGGGGGGCCACCTACGGCCCCTTCGGCCGAGGGGACGGCGCGCACCACAGCCTGCCAGTGCTCGACGGCGGCAGCCTCGTCGGCATGTTTTGCCGCGCTGGAGACTACCTCCACGCTATCGGCTTCCACGTCCGACCCTTGGCCGTCGTCGAGTCCACGGCCTCGCCGGCCAAGCCTCAAGGGGAGAGTTTGCCTGCCGTAGCCACTGAGGGATAG
- the LOC109761797 gene encoding horcolin → MVQGQSPVVKLGAWGSDGGAAHDIDVVVAPPHRLQSIALRWGKVIDSLAFTYTDKDGQPHAAGPWGGAGGVSEDLITLGPSEYVTEVGWTVGPFKLKEIEACVTSLKFVTNLGTTHGPFGNGDGAHHSLPVLDAGSVVGMFCRAEDYLHAIGFYVRPLAVTESTDSPAKPEGESLP, encoded by the exons ATG GTGCAGGGGCAGAGCCCGGTGGTGAAGCTGGGGGCGTGGGGCAGCGACGGCGGCGCCGCCCACGACATCGACGTCGTGGTGGCGCCGCCGCACCGGCTGCAGAGCATCGCCCTCCGCTGGGGCAAGGTCATCGACTCCCTCGCCTTCACCTACACCGACAAGGACGGGCAGCCGCACGCCGCCGGGCCCTGGGGCGGTGCCGGAGGCGTGTCGGAAGACCTG ATCACCCTGGGGCCCTCGGAGTACGTGACGGAGGTCGGCTGGACCGTGGGCCCGTTCAAGCTCAAGGAGATCGAGGCGTGCGTCACCTCGCTCAAGTTCGTGACCAACCTGGGGACCACCCACGGCCCCttcggcaacggcgacggcgcgCACCACAGCCTGCCCGTGCTGGACGCCGGCAGTGTCGTCGGCATGTTCTGCCGCGCCGAAGACTACCTCCACGCCATCGGCTTCTATGTCCGACCCTTGGCCGTCACCGAATCCACAGACTCGCCGGCCAAGCCTGAGGGGGAGAGTTTGCCCTAA
- the LOC109761787 gene encoding uncharacterized protein — MGDLTDKHQSTMKSTSTSPSHLTRKVLYLTPPVLLTVLFYLHLETLTLFFTVQCASRLGNGGDDRLDTREGADTWFISTLNDTSEPPGEARNLQFPSTASAGRLLCLAAPSRRDGTKNAYALAWPGALPRGSELRPGLALLSETFYDHSNLWHGLTSLVPLVSWHARRGCGPAPAKWAFFHHGEVRSGMSGWLMSLAEAATGAPVVVEEFGTAPVCFEEAVVFRRNLAGMSTERLLEAFDFIRCKARAQCGVVDASGIGNETTNLRVTILFRTGGRSFKDEAGVERVFRKECTRVAGPSCVLTVAHSDNLTFCDQVRLLSRTDVFISAHGAQMTNLVFMDRNSSIMEFYPMGWRQRAAGGQFVFRWMASRAGMRHEGSWWDPAGDPCPDGNPDIFSCYKNRRIGMDEAAFSEFAAKVFTANKERKSVKARRGQEAGTNCKCS; from the exons ATGGGGGATCTCACAGACAAACACCAATCCACCATGAAGTCCACCAGCACTAGCCCAAGCCATCTCACGAGGAAGGTGCTCTACCTCACCCCTCCCGTCCTGCTCACCGTCCTCTTCTACCTTCACCTGGAGACCCTCACCCTCTTCTTCACCGTACAATGCGCCAGCCGGCTCGGCAATGGCGGCGACGACCGCCTGGACACCCGTGAGGGCGCCGACACGTGGTTCATCAGCACCCTGAACGACACCTCCGAGCCTCCAGGCGAGGCGAGGAACCTTCAGTTTCCGTCCACCGCCTCGGCGGGCCGCCTCCTCTGCTTAGCGGCCCCCTCGCGCCGCGACGGCACCAAGAACGCCTACGCGCTGGCGTGGCCGGGTGCGCTCCCCCGTGGCTCGGAGCTCCGGCCCGGCCTTGCTCTCCTGTCCGAGACCTTCTATGACCACTCCAACCTGTGGCACGGGCTCACGTCACTGGTGCCGTTGGTGTCGTGGCATGCAAGGCGCGGGTGCGGTCCCGCCCCCGCGAAGTGGGCCTTCTTTCACCATGGCGAGGTCAGGTCCGGGATGAGTGGGTGGCTGATGTCACTGGCCGAGGCGGCTACCGGTGCGCCGGTGGTTGTGGAGGAGTTTGGAACTGCCCCGGTGTGCTTCGAGGAGGCCGTGGTCTTCAGGAGAAACCTTGCCGGTATGAGCACGGAGAGGCTCCTGGAGGCGTTCGACTTCATCCGGTGCAAGGCCAGGGCCCAGTGTGGCGTCGTCGACGCGTCCGGCATCGGCAATGAAACTACAAACCTACGCGTCACCATTCTCTTCCGCACGGGCGGCCGGTCCTTCAAGGATGAGGCGGGTGTGGAGCGGGTGTTCCGCAAGGAGTGCACGCGCGTGGCCGGGCCAAGCTGCGTGCTGACCGTAGCGCATTCGGACAACCTGACCTTCTGTGACCAG GTGAGGTTGCTCAGCAGGACGGACGTGTTCATCTCGGCGCACGGGGCGCAGATGACGAACCTGGTGTTCATGGACCGGAACAGCAGCATCATGGAGTTCTACCCTATGGGGTGgaggcagcgggcggcgggcgggcAGTTCGTGTTCCGGTGGATGGCGAGCCGCGCGGGGATGCGGCACGAGGGCTCGTGGTGGGACCCCGCCGGTGACCCATGCCCCGATGGTAACCCGGACATTTTCAGCTGCTACAAGAACCGGCGGATCGGGATGGACGAGGCCGCCTTCTCCGAGTTTGCAGCCAAGGTCTTCACCGCTAACAAGGAGCGCAAGTCGGTGAAGGCGCGACGAGGGCAAGAAGCGGGAACTAATTGCAAATGCAGCTAG